CTGGCCCTctgtcctcgccttcgtgctCGCATTTTTTCCGCCTTTTGTCTATTTTTCTGTGGCTCTCGAGCCtgctcttctgcctcgccgctACCCGACGCCTTTCGTTATCTGCGATTCCCGGCGGTCGCCTGGCTCCTCGGGCactctgcgtgtctcttctgtcCTTTGTGATCCTCGTCTGTTACGCTGTGGCATGTCTGTTTTATGTCGATTTCAAAGGTCCGCAGCCTGAGCGTCAGCTCGTCAGCAGGCTGATGGccaaggcgacgcagaggggacgcctctctgcgcaggtGCACGTAGATGCCGCCGGTCTACACCTTCTTCGTCCCCCTTGCTTCTCGTCGTACTCCTCTCTCAGCGCGGTTCCGCTGCTCTGCCTCGAGCTTTCTGCTACTCTTCCATGCATATCCCTGTATTGTAttatttacatatatatacgtatatgtcgatatgtacgtatgtatgtgcatgtCTATATTCCTAGGTGTAGAGTGTGTTCACACGAATTGtcagcgcgcgcgtcgcgagcttttcctttttctttgttctctgcagccgctggtCGCGGCAGGTATTCGCATTGAAgcagcgccgcttctcgGAGATGGCATTCAAGGCGGTTTACTTCCTCGCgatcgccttcttcgccttctaCTACCTCCACAACGAAACCTGGTGGCCGCGTCTGCTCGGCGGCAAGGGCAACGAAGATGCGCTTTTTAATGGTATAGCTGTCGCTAAATTTGCTTGTTCGCGGCCTACTCTGCACTGCTTCGTTTGAATTCTACTCAAATATATCcgtgtatatgtgtatatatccAAATAGATGCACGCGTGCTTCTCGTTGCTGTCTGATGGCTcccgtcgcgccgcagccagagtCCGACCTTTCTGTTGAAGGTCGGCGGTGTCGTGTGTCCTGGCGGCGATTCGGTATACGGAATTCTTTTAGAAAGTGTTTTGTTCCACTAAAGTGTCGCACTGAACCGACTGCCTGGCTATGGCTTTCTGTGAGTCTGGAGGATACGGTAACTGTTTTGTACCCATATATATTGGTGAGACCGGTAGCATCATCATAGATGCGCAGCTGGACATAAATTATGGTTGTTTTTGTTATATTGGTATATGGTATTGAATTGGAGATGTTGGCTGTCCAgcctgcgcagcgagacTTTGAAGTTCGAGTGCACTCTGAAGCACAATTTTCGCGCATTTCCGCATGCGTCTggcttttctttcttctctttgtTTCTGTTTCAGATTACCCGAACCAGGAGTCGCACCCGTTCACACACATCTACTTCTACATTTCCGCGGGCTACCATCTGGCGTGCTttgtgtctctgctgctgtcgcccAAGCTGCCAGACTTCTTCGAGACGCTGCtgccctgcgtctgcgcgatGCTGCTCATCTTCTTCTCCTACCTTGGCAACTTCCTCAGAGTTGGCTCCATCATTCTTTTCTGCCACGACTTCTGCGACATCTTCTCCTGCGGGTGAGGCGCAAGCGCCTTTTCAAATCGGTGAAGCCCGTCAGCTGGCCCCCCGGGGCCTGTCCCTCTCTCgacatacgcatatatatatacgtacatatatacttATTATTCATTTATATTAATCTGTGCATGTATGTGCATACGCATTTATGAATCtgtatatttatttatatatacTTCTATGTATACCTGTGTATGTGTGCGGTGGAGGTGCATGCAGGGGctggcagacgcgcgcgacctgTGGATTTTTTCCCTCGTGAAGAAGTATAGCGAGGCAGGGGTGAGGGTTCTTCGAATGTGAATTTAGTTGTTTTTCCCTGCATTATTGGTCGATGGAATGTGTGGATTCGTGCTGCGCGGCATTCAGGTGCAAAGTCTTCGTGGACACGCGCCACAAGGCTGTGACGTTTTCGCTCTTTGCCTGCCTCGTGGGCGCGTGGGGGTACCTCCGCCTCTTTGCGttccccgccgcggcgcttttCCCGATCTTCACTAACGTGAAAAACATGAAGGCCActgcggagggagaagactggggattcttcgtcttcctcctcctcacgcTCTTCGTCATGAACATCTACTGGTAGGCCGGCAAAAGTGCGTTGCACGGATGTGGCCTTATACCTGCCCACATGTGTCTGTATGTATATTTtttgtatatgtatgcacacAACTGTAGTTTGCATAGGTGTTTTTTGCAGAGGTAACGCATGCATCCTACGGTTCAGCGGACTACAGCTCCGAGCGCCTCATCTGGTCGCCCAGGTCGAACGGCCATGCGCACGCGTATTTATATaagtgcatatatatacatatgcttgtacgtatatacatattcatGTATTTGtatttacatatatgtatatctttGCGTTTATGAGTTCGTGTCCATTTTGGTGTGTGTTTGTTTTCTTCCGTTGCGTGAGTTTTTGGGCGAGTTTCTGGTGTTCTGAGCGCAGGTTCGGCTTGATGCTGAAGATGTGTTTGCACTTCTTCACAAGCGGCCAGATGTCGGATTTGCATTCGCCGGAAGTGGCGGAGGAGCCTGCAGAGCCTGAGCGTCGCAAGAGTGCGAGGCTGGCCTCGAACAGCGCCAAGAAGTCCGACAAAAAGAGTCTGTGAGGACGCGGGGAGCGCAGACCTTGAACCCTAGTCGAGGGCGAAGGGCGCGGGCGGTCCCCACCCTCCCCCCGTCCCCGCCCACTCGTGGGCTTCGGGTGAGATCTTGGTTTTTTCCTGTGCAAGGGCGGAGCCTCGTGAGAGGGGCTGTCGCTGGAGGGCGGAGTGtggcgcgcaggaggaggcgagcaggcgcgtGCCCCGCGCAGTCGGCCTCCCGTTTTTCTTCTGATCTTCGGCTTCGAAGGCGACTTGAGCGCAGGCGTGCAGCGTTGCTCAGGCACGCCCACGGGcgccgagaggagaggcgctcGGTGTCGGAAGCGGCGTCGTGGCAAGGCAGGAAAGGGGGATGCGAGAGGCTGCCTTTCCTCTAGTTTTTGTTTGGCTTTCTCGTCTGCCTTGCGCGAAAGTAGACCCCCGGCAAACGCCCGCGGTATCGAGGGAGCCTCTTGGATGAACATCGAACCCACACAGggaggcacgcgcgcgagagagacagaagacgctCTTGTTGCGCCGGCTGGCCTTCTGCTCACGCCTTACTTCGTCAGACGTGCCACGGGAATACAGAATATTTTTCGTGAACCGTAAAACGCGTATTCTTTTTGATATCCCCGAGCACTAAGGTGACTCGAAACACTCAATCCCTGCTTTGCGCCACTCCGccgtgcccccccccccctccccgcccctcccccccacgGTCccctccagcggccgcgagctcACAAACGCGACGATCTATCCGTCaatgtacacatatataaaGATTTGCATAGATACACATGTACGCGTCTAGAGATAGATTGTCTCCATCGCCAGGGGTCCTTGTGATGGCCTCTTCAAACGGAGATCTGCGGGAAGCAGATCCGCAAATCAGTCTTTCCGCTCCTGAAccgcgcctcgcgacctGACCTGCATGCCGTTTCAACTACACCAACACAGAGGCTTGTgccaatatatatatatatatatatatatatatatatatatatatatatatatatatatatatatatatatatatataactgCATTTGCATAGATATATGCGCCTATACAGTTCTAGCTCATAGACACGCGGATCTGCATAACCGGAGTAGACGGGAAAGCCTCGTTAATTGTCGCCGGCCTGCCCTCATCGTCGCGCCTCTACCAGGTAGATCTCGAGTCTTCGCTTGCCTCCTTCCGCGTAGGAACGCGTGAACCCTCACACGTCGGATGTGCTCACACGTTTAATCTTTCTCCTTTGCATTCGCTCTTGCTCGTAGACAGATTATGGCATACGCTTCGAAATAGCCGCACGTTTGCAATCCTGCATGCATCTGCGACGTGTCCACGCCGCGACTCGTAGCCATGACTGAGCAAAAAAGCTAGCGTCCGTTTCTGAGACTTGGTCGCAAAGGTATGAGGAGCAAAGGCGAGTGCGCGGACGATGGGTGGCCTGTCGGAAGAGACGGGAATTCTCTCGgtttcttctctgctgctACGTCTCGCCGCCAGGGTCTATGCCCTTACGCCGAGACGAAGGATCCTAAAGAGGCGAGGACTGAACCACACACATGCAGACTCAGTTCGTacagcgcgcgaagcagctaGTTCTCTCTGAGAGTCGCTTGCCTCGTTATACTTACAAGCAGGCTCTGCAGGATACGAGTAGAAACACTTCGGCATTTGCCGCGGAAGCGGAACTGGCGAGGGCTCGCTCCAGCTGCAGTGTGTCTCTGAGAagcctctccttcgcttcaTGTGCCTTTCATGTCTGTGTGTCActgtcctccgccgcgggagccCGCAAGCAAACTTCACGGCTGCGACGTTGAGCGACTGTTTGACTCGACGCGAATCGAgtgcggcgccaggcgcccaTCATCGTTGTGCAACGACcaggctgcgctgcggcacAGCCGGGGGCAACTGCAACTAGGAAACCACGGTTATAAGAGGAATTTAGAGGAAGAAAACCTAAACCGGAAAAAGCATCATGCTGAGTCAGAGTCTAATGGGGGGGTCACAAAAGAGCTGGGAAAAAAGGACGGCAAGAAAAAGACAAACGCAAAGATGCAGGATACTGGCGTTGCAACTTTCAAAAAAGCACGTGCGCCCAGAAAGcttcgttttttctgtttttcgccTTCAGACATTCTCTTCAAGCCGCCGCTCaaggcgtccgcgtcggAAAAGGGAAGTAGGACCCAAACAGGAAATGCTGCGCAGTCGGGAACTTGTTCAAAACTTCGCCCTCGTACATCTTCAGCAGGCCGCTGTGGATTTTCCGCCTGAAAAGAGGACACCTCACGCGTCTTGTGGTTCAGAAACTCGCTTCAACCTAGACGGCACGCGAGAACGTGATACGGAATAAAAAAACGGAAATTTGAACTCCCTCCTCCACTACGAAGACCGCCCTCCTCACCACTCGCAAAATTCTCTCCCATCGTTGCAAAAAAGTGAACGCGCTCCTGCCCCGCCGCTACACTCGCTGAGCGGCTTCAGTATCTAACGTGAGTTAAATTTTTCGATGAAAAAAAGGGGACCTACCAGGTGCTCACGCCGGAGATATCGTAGAGCATCGGCGCACACTCGGAGAAGGGCACGCCACGCTTCGTCTGGGGAACAGAGACACGCAAAAAATACATGAAAAATGCGGAAAAAAAGATTCCACCGAGGAAAAGCTCCAGCCGCTCTCCGGCTAGCGGAAGCACTCGCATAgtgcgcgacgcagaagagactcgCAGCCTCCCGACTGCGCAGCTTTTTCATACGCGGCCGCATAAGATGAAAGAATGACAGAGAGAATCcatgcagcagagaggcgaaaaggaggaaaaagaaagaagaaaactccGCGCCACCAGGGTATGAGAaggagcgacgacgcgcgccgcgaacgctCACAAGCTCACCTCGGTGATATAAAGAATCGAGGAGAAATAGAGATTTGTCGGAGCAAACTCTTTGACGATTCCTGCATCTGTGACCTGCAAGAAAAAACCAAAGCAATACAGAAcgcctctttctttctccctacttctgcgcctcttcgccgagaTAAAAACCAGAAGACCCTAGGCTCTTCTACGTCGATTGCctcctgcggcctcctcgcctcgcctgttTCTTTCAGTTcccgcgctcttcgcctggCGGTACTCTAGACAAAACAAGGGGCTCAGCAGCTCGCAGACACACCGCTCACGCGCGTTACAAAAGCGCGAGCGTAATAACGACAGCCCCTCGCGAGGGCATCAACAGGCATGCGCTTCCATGAGCCTGTCACGGAAAAAACATGCAGAGGTAGACATTCTCGCGGAATTTCCAATGCCGAAGTGAAAGTGCCAAACCTCGAacccttcctcgtctccggACAGGCGGGCCGAcaccgagagagagagagcgaaagaTAAAAACGTAGCAAAGGGCGCGCGAAactcgcgcgagaggcttTGTCTCTTCACCTGAGCAGGCAGAATGAAGTGGTTGTGAACGAGTTGCGCAGAGCCGAAGAGAAAGGGAAGAAAGTGGAAATCATCCAAACCCCACGCGCCTCGACTGCCTGCGGGCTCCAGCGAATacgtcttctgcagcgcgtggCAGACCTCGATGTATCTAAGAACGCAGAGGACACAAATCGCCTTCTCACTCTCAcgactcgccgcgctgcgcccgcgtcctcgcatgcgcgccactgccccccgccgccacacgcggcgcctcgcgcctcaaGGCCCCGCCTGCGattctgcgcctctgtctaCGGAACTGCGGAGAAACCGCCTCCGCTGGAGGCAGTTGAGAAAGCGAAAGCGCGGGCACTCGGCAGCCGCATTGCACTAGAGGACGCTCTCCCGAGGGCGCTTTAGGACATACAGGCAGGCCGCTCACacacgcgagccgcgcag
This portion of the Besnoitia besnoiti strain Bb-Ger1 chromosome VII, whole genome shotgun sequence genome encodes:
- a CDS encoding longevity-assurance protein (LAG1) domain-containing protein (encoded by transcript BESB_076080); amino-acid sequence: MKLDPFFTLLLAAIVTWSVYHFYYIKDRVADRQRRFEAYPKTFDVVFSSTVIAAACLLIQSVGRRVLQPVAERMLPHNRWSRQVFALKQRRFSEMAFKAVYFLAIAFFAFYYLHNETWWPRLLGGKGNEDALFNDYPNQESHPFTHIYFYISAGYHLACFVSLLLSPKLPDFFETLLPCVCAMLLIFFSYLGNFLRVGSIILFCHDFCDIFSCGCKVFVDTRHKAVTFSLFACLVGAWGYLRLFAFPAAALFPIFTNVKNMKATAEGEDWGFFVFLLLTLFVMNIYWFGLMLKMCLHFFTSGQMSDLHSPEVAEEPAEPERRKSARLASNSAKKSDKKSL